The Mucilaginibacter terrae region AAATTCATAATCGACAGTTAAAAAGAATTTAAAGTTGAATATTAAGTGTGATACGATCTGTCGTAATTTTAATACAATTCCTTTAAAACATACACTCTGCTATAAATTGTGTACCATAAAAAATACAAACCCATAATCGGCTATTTACATTTTGCATTGCTACCATATCATCAATCCACTAAGGCTACCTTTATTATATTTGAACATGCACCTGCTCGAAGTATTTATTAACTGGCTATATAACCAAAGTGGGCTTGAGCTAACAGGTGTAGTAACAGGATTACTATGTGTATACCTTGCCGCTGTTAATAATATATGGAATTGGCCGTTTGCCATAGTAAGCACCGGCATATACATTTACATATTTGCCCAAACTGCCTTATATGCCGATATGATTCAGAATGCTTATCTGTTTGTTATCAATATTTATGGGTGGTATTATTGGAGCAGGCGGCCGGTCAATGCCGCTAAAGTACCTGTAGTGCGCATTACCCGCAAGCAAGTTGTGATGCTGGTACTGCTTGCCGCGTTTGTAAGCCCTGTTTTAGGATTTACGCTGGTGAGCTTAACAAAAGTATTAAACTACAATCCACCTGCTTTTCCTTATCTCGATAGTTTTTGCACTGTAGTAAGCCTTACAGCACAAATTTACATGGCCCGCAAAGTGGTTGAAAACTGGCTCATATGGGTGTTTGTCGATATTATATACGTAACCATTTATTTAAGCAAAGGGCTCCAACCAACTGCTTTCATGTTTGCCATATATGCTGTACTGGCCGCAAAGGGCTATTTTGACTGGCGTAAATATTATCAGAATCAGCAACTATCTGCCTAATAAATACTGCGGCTTGCACCGCCGTCAACTGGTATGGTAGTGCCCGATATGTAAGAGCCTTGCTCTGAAACCAGGAAAGCCACCAAGGCAGCCAGTTCGCGTGGCTCGCCAATGCGGCGCAGAGGAATATTTGCGGCACGTTCTTTCATGGCTTGCTCGGGGTCGGTATCAGCGGGTAGCGTGTATTTAATGCGATCGGTTAGTATAAGGCCGGGAGCTACGTTATTTACGGTGATATTATAAGGGCCAAGCTCGTCAGCCATCATTTTGGCCATGCCTACTACGCCCATACGCATAGCTGTTGACAATACCGAACCTGCGAGTACTGATTTTACCGACCCGCTAATGATATTTATGATACGTCCACCACCAGCCTTCTTCATATGCGGCAACACCAGGCGGCTCAGTCGCGAAAAGCTCAACAAGTTCAATTCGAATGCTTTTTGCCATTGCTCATCATCAAACTCCTCAAAGGCAGCAAAGGGTGGTCCGCCGGCGTTATTAATGAGTATATCAATATGGCCAAACTCGGCGGCTAACTGGTTAACTAATTGCCGGGTATCATCAGCATTTGAAACATCAGTAGCAATGGCAACTACCTGTCCACCGGTTTGGTTACGTATTTCATTGGCGGTGGCATTTAACTCTTCAGCATTGCGCGAAGCTATCACCACGATAGCGCCTTCGGCTGATAGGGTTGTGGCAATGGCTTTGCCCAAGCCTTTGCTCGAGGCCAATACCAAGGCAACTTTATTATCAAGTTGTAAATTCATAAGTAGTGTAATGTGCTGCGCAATTTAAACTTGTTGCAGGCATCATCCAAACGGCTTTAATAATTTAGATGGCAGGCCTTAGGTGTGTTTATGTAATTAAGGCTTATTTTAGCATTTCCGTATGCAACAGCCACCGCTTAATAAACCACATGCCACCGGCGCAAAAAAAGTATTCCGCAGCTTTGGCTATGCGTTTAAGGGGATAGGGAGCGCGGTAGCTTCTCAACTCAATATAAAAGTGCATTTGTGGGTTACGCTGGTAACAATAGTGTTAGGGGTAACTTTAGGTCTATCACTTAACGAGTGGCTGTGGATTGGGCTTTGCATTGCGCTGGTACTATCGGGCGAGATGATGAATACAGCTATTGAGTTGCTAACCGATCTTGTATCGCCAGAGTACAATGTTAAAGCCGGACAGGTAAAAGATATAGCCGCCGGGGCTGTACTCATACTGGCCATATTTGCTGTGGTAACCGGCTTTGTGATTTTTGTTCCTAAGATTTTATCCCTGTTTTAACATGCTGCACAAAACCCGTGGCATAGTGCTAAAAACAACCGATTACGGCGAGGCAAGCGTGATTGTACAATTGCTCACCGAAAAATTCGGCATGCAATCGTACATCATTAATGGAGTTAAAAAACCAAAAGCCAAAATATCGCGCAATATGCTGCAGCCCTTGCACTTGCTCGATTTGATAGTTTACCATAAAGGCACCGGCAGTATACAGCGCATCAGGGAATTGAAAAATGCCCCCCTGCTTCATCGCATACCGTATGATGTAGTAAAAAGCAGTATTGCCCTGTTTTTAAACGAAGTATTATATAAGGCTATTAAACAGCAAACACCTGATGAGCAAATGTTTGGCTATATATTTGGCAGCGTTGAACTGCTGGACAATTTGAACGAGGGAATAGCCAATTTTCATCTGCTGTTTTTGCTGGGCCTCACCCGCTTCCTGGGTTTCTATCCGCATAATAACGACTCGGACGGTGCACATTATTTCGACTTACATAATGGCGTATTTTCCCGGTTAAAACCCGAGAGTAACTTTTACATGTCGCCCCCACACACGGGACATTTCAGCCAGTTACTTAATCGTAGCTTTGAAGATTTGCCCAACATCAAACTAAGTAATGATGAGCGCCGCTACCTGCTCACCCGTTTGCTCGAATATTATGCCTTGCATGTAGATGGTTTTGGAAACATCCGCTCGCATGATATTTTGGAGGAAGTACTTAGTTAAGATTCATCATCATCTTTACTACCAAACAGCTTTTTAAAAATACTCTTATCTTCTTTAACGCTTTGATTGCCTATGAGATAGCCATAGGGTTTTAGAGGCTCAATATGGTCGCACAGTACTTTAAACATGCCGAGCAGCGGGATAGCCAATACCATACCGCCAATGCCCCATATAGCTTCGCCTACCACAATTATAAAAATGGTAAACAGCGGATTAAGGTTTACCTGGTTGCCCACCACTAAAGGCTCCAAAAGGTACGATTGCGTAAACTGAACTATTCCGTAGGTAATGAGTACCCCCATAACCATATCAATACTGCCACCCTGGGCAAACACAATGAGTACGGTAATGGATGTTCCGGTTATATTACCTGCAAAGGGAATAATTTCGAGTATGCCACATAAAATGGCAAAAAAGATAGCATTTTGAACACCCACAATGCTAAACCCTATGCCATACATAACCCACAGCATTACTATCATCATGCCCAGTCCCGATAAATACTGTTGAATCACTCGGCTGGATTTGTGCATGATTTTTTGCGCGGTTACCTGGTTAGATACATCTACCAGCCTCAACACAAAGTTTTTAAAATGACTACGGAAGTACAAAAACAGGAATACATACACCAGTACCAATACCGAGCTAACCAGTATGCTTAATGTTGATAACACTGTCCCCATGGCCATGCCGGCCACTTTTTCCATTCCACCGGACTGTTGCTCCTTTAAAATTTGCTGCTGCTGGCGTGTGGTAATACCAAACTGCGAGCGTACGTAATCTTTCACCTGATCAAACAACTTCATCAGCTGTTCCTGTAGTTTGGAAAAATCTTTAATCAAGTCGCCTATTTGCCAGCGCAGTAAAAGCACTAAGCCCACAAACAACAAGGCAAACAGCAGTAAACTTACTAATGACGATACACCACGGTGCAAACCCTTACTTTCCAGCCAGCGGCTCACAGGCATCAACAACATAGCCAGTACTCCACCAAAGGTTAACGGAATTAGTACCGACCTTGAGAAGTATAAGATAATAACCGAAAGAATGAAGAGTAATAATATACGTAAGGTGTTGGATAATTGTATCATAGGCAAATAGGTACGAAAAAAGCAAGGCTTTTTAACCCTGCTTTTTCACAAAACTTACAGAATGAAAAAAAGATTTTTAGAAACCGGAGCCTTTATCTGAGTCTGTATTCGGGTCAAGCACTTGCTTTTTTATAAACTCTACGCTTGATGCCGGCAACTCATCGCCCGATGTTTGAATGGCTGTGCCATCGGGTTGTAGCTCAATTACGGCATTGATATTATTATCCAGGCGCACATGCAGTGTATCACCTTCGCGTACCACATGGCAGGTTAACTCTCTTTCGGAGTAATTGATGGTAAACTCATATTTACCATCAGTTGTGTTTTTGAAGCTATCTATCATGATCGTGTGTGTGTTTTAATTTATAACACTACAACAATGCAGTATGTTTTATGTGTGCGAAAGAGCTTCGTAAAATTTAATTCCAAGAAAATCAGCCACTTTTAAATTTTTTGAAAAATAATTTTGAATAAATAGATGAAGTTCCTATGTTTGCAGTCCCAAAACAAAGGGACGAATCTTAAAAGAAAGTCACTTTAAAACAAGGGAGCTTAGCTCAGCTGGTTCAGAGCATCTGCCTTACAAGCAGAGGGTCACTGGTTCGAACCCAGTAGCTCCCACTACATAAACCCTTCAGATTAACTTCTGAGGGGTTTTTTGTTTTATATAATTTCAGAGCATATGCTCTGAACCTGGATCAAGCCAATCGACACACTTAAATATGATATAAGCCACTGTTTGTCAATGCGTAAAGTTGAATTTCTGTTTGTCGAATCTTAACAAACAGAAACCATGTTGTATCATTTCACATTCTATTCTTCATCTAAAATCAAAACATTGCCCTTTATTAACCTCCATTTGGTAATCATCGTAAATGTTTTTTGCAGATGAATGATCAGGAGTTTATTTGCATACACTTGCAGTTTCGATCTTTGGAGGACTGAGGTAGGGTATATCGAGATTTGCCCCCCTGAATAAGAACCACACACCCAAAACCAGCATCACATACGGGATAAATTTGTTTAAGCACCTCCGTAAAGGCATGCCTATTAATCCACTGCCAATAGTGGCCAGCAGCATGAGCGGTACGGTGCCCATGCCAAACCAAAACATATACTGTACCGCGCTGCTTATGCCGCCGGTATTAACAGCGCCGGCCAGCGCAATGTATACAAAGCCGCAGGGCAAAAAGCCATTGAACATCCCAATAAACAGGTGGCCCCATTGGTGTTTTAATGCATAGGTAAGTAAACGTTTAAACCAACCAAAGCCACCTGTTGCCGGGCTGTTTTTAATAGAAAGCTTAAGCAGCCGCGCCGATGCCGCCATGATAATAATGATGCCGGTAAAAATGCTTACCCACTGCTGTAAACCGTTTAGCCAAAGTTGTTTGCCTATAACGCCGGTTAATAAACCCAGCAGGCAGTAACTTAGCGTGCGTCCTGAATTATAAATAAGCTTATCCCAAAATAACAGCCACTCACGGCCAGGCATAATGGGTATGGCAAATGCCAGCGGACCACACATGCCAATGCAATGTATGCTACCAAACAGGCCAATAAAAAAAGCTATTTTATCGGGGTTCATTTGAGGGTTACTTCCTGCTCGTACAGGTATTGTTTTTGGTTGCTTTGCCATTCCATACGCAAGCGGTAAGGGCCTTTGGCTAATTCACTCAGGCCAATAAATACGGTATCGGCAGCCTTTTGGCTTTGTATACTGAATAGTTTATCCATACGCTTATCGGCCGCACGTATAAAACGTATTTTGCCTTGTATCGGTGCCGGAAACTTTAGCCTCATACTTTGTGCATCGAAGCTTATTTGCGGTGCTGCTTTATCAGTAATCACCTGTTTTTCGCGGTTGTAATCGGCATCGTAGTTGATGCCTTTTTCGTAGTACTGCCTGTCGTAATCGTCTTTAGTTTGCGAAAACATGTATATGGCCATGCTTATAATAAAGGCCATAAAAAGCCCCATGCCTAATACCAGATAATTGCCCCAGTGGAGTTTCATAATGTTTTTAATTTATTGGTCCGATAAAAGTGGTGCTGGCGGTACCCAGCACCTTGCTGCCCTGTACCACCTTTAGTTTAACCTCGGTTTTGGTGCTGTGAATACGTCTGGCCGGAATGAGGATAAAGAAAGTGGCTTTTACCGATTGCTCTTTACCCAGCTTGCCCAGCGGCTGTATGTATTTTATTTTAATTGCCGGGTCATTGGTTTCCAGTTTAACCGTTTGGGTTGATGTGGTTTTATTAACCACATCGGCATTGTAAATATTGCTGATGTAACCGCCCGGTTGTTCCTGGTACAATAATCCGGCTGAACGCATCACGGTAATATCAACATCGCTGCGCTGAAAGATGAAGTAGGTAAGTGCCCCCAATAATACCATCATTACACTGCTGTAAGCCGCCATACGCCCGGTAAATGTTGGCTTAACCTTTTGCTCGATCATTTCTTCGGAATAAAACCCGATGAGGTTAAGCGGCTTATTTATTTTCTCCATCACCTGGTTACAGGCATCAATGCAGGCGGTGCAGTTAATACATTCCAGTTGGGTGCCTTTGCGTATGTCAATGCCGGTGGGGCATACGGCTACACATAGTCCGCAATCTACGCAATCACCTTTGGGCGCATCGCTCTGGCGGTTTAGCTTGCCCCTGGGCTCGCCACGTATGTAGTTGTAAGCAACTGCCAGCGTATGTTTATCGGTTAATACACCCTGCAACCTGCCATACGGACAAATAACGGTACACACAATTTCGCGCACCTGGCTGTAAACAAAGTAAAATATGGCGGTAAACATCCATATACTGATGAAACCGCTTAAATGCTGATTAACAGGTTGGGTAACTATACTGAGCAGATTTTCGCTCCCTATAATGTAAGCCAGAAAGGTATTGGCAATAATGAACGATAGTATAATGAAGATAAAATGCTTCGCACCTTTCTTAACCATCTTTTCATTCGTCCAAGGGCTTTGGTCAAGCTGGCGGCGTTGTTTGGGATTACCCTCTATCCATATTTCTATCTTCCGGAAAACCATCTCCATAAAAATGGTTTGAGGGCATATCCATCCGCAAAAAATACGGCCGAAGGCAATGGTAAACAACACGATGCAAACCACCGAGGCCAGCATGGCCAGCACAAACATAAAAATATCCTGCGCCCAAAATACCTGCCCCAGCAGTACAAACCTGCGCTCAATAAAGTTGAGCAACAGCACCGGCTGACCGCCAATGCGCAGGTATGGCACTACAAAAAACAGGATAAGGTATATATAGCTTAACCAACTGCGGTACTGATACAACTTACCCTTGCGAACAAGCGGATACATCCACTTGCGTTTACCATCAACCACGGTATCCAGCTCATTCGTTTCAGATAACATCATAACACAAAAATTAATAGTTGTTTAGCAGGGGAAAGGGAACTATCCTTTTAATGTGCCACCACCATAGCCGTTTGAACTGCGGGCTTAGCGTCTTCTTCAGTTTCTTTAGTACCCTGCGGCTCTTTGGCATTAGCCGGGTTGGTACCATGTACCGATTTGATGTAGTTGGCCACATCGGCAATTTGCTTGGGTGTTAACTGCTTTTCCCAGCTGGGCATGCCCTTGGCCGGTACGCCGTACTTAATGGTTTTAAATACATCGCCAATTTTGCCGCCGTGCAGCCAGTAATCGTCGGTTAAATTAGGTCCTACCATACCCTGGGCATGTTCGCCATGGCAGGGTGCGCAGGTTTGCTTAAACACGGCTACGCCTGATGATAGCATAGCCGGGTCTTTGGATAGTTTGATGCTTTTCTCATCAACCTGGTTAGCTGCATTAGCTAAAAAAACTTCTTTTTCTTTGGCTGCGATCTTCATTTCGGTAACATACTCCTGATCTTGCAGCTGGCCTACGCCCAAAACATGGTAGGTGAGTATGTAGCCTACGGCAAAAACAATGCTGGCGTAAAACAGGTACATAAACCACGCAGGAGTGGGGTTGTCAAGCTCCTGTATACCATCGTAATCGTGCTCAATTAAAATCGATTTTTCTTCAGACATCGGCTTTAACGACAATAGCTTGAGCGCAACCTCACCTTTTGGCTTTTTAGCCTTGGCTTGCAGGCGTTCGGCCTCCATGGCGGCATATTGCTCGGGTGTTAACAGCACCTTGGTTAAGGCTTTAAACGTTTTGTTTAATACCAGCATAGCTGCTATAAAAAGTATCAGCATAGCCATTATTACGCCGTAGCCTAAGTAATCGCGTACATCGGGTGGTATGAGGGTATCATCGGCTGCAAGGGCGGGCCGGGCAACTGATAGTATGAGTATAATGATTAAACTTTTTACGTATTTCATGAGTGAAAAGAGGTATCGGTGTTAACAAAACTGTCGTTTAAGGGCATGCCGCTCATGTAGTCGTTATGTTCTTTGCGGCTGCGTAAAAGCATTATAAACACCACTATAAAAAAGGCCAGGAAGATGCCTAATGATACCAGCAGATAAACCTGGTTATCTGCTATGTTTTGGGTAAACTGCTTAAACATGGTATTAATTATTAGCTGTTTTGTTAACTTTTATATCGGTGCCCAGGCGTTGCAGGTAAGCTATAATGGCTACAATTTCTTTATCGGGAGTTACCTTGATGCGGTCTTTAGCCAAATTATTGGCAATGCCTTCGGCCTGTTTCTGCAAATCAGCATTTGCGCGGTTTTCATAACCTATGGCATAAGGTACACCCAGTTTGCGCATGGCATTAATTTTTGCCGCGGTGGTAGTCGTATCAAGCGATTGATTAATTAACCAGCTGTACTCGGGCATAATACTACCCGGCGACATCAGCCTTGGGTCCATCAGGTGGTTGTAGTGCCAGGCATCGCCGTACTTGCCTCCTTCGCGGTGCAAATCGGGACCGGTACGTTTCGAACCCCATAAAAACGGGTGGTCGTACACAAATTCGCCAGCCTTGCTGTACTCGCCATAGCGCTCGGTTTCGCTCCGGAAAGGCCTTACCGTTTGCGAGTGACAGTTGACGCAACCCTCGCGGATGTATAAATCGCGGCCCTGCAACTCCAGCGGCGTATAAGGTTTTACACTGGCTATGGTAGGTATATTGCTCGATATGGTGAGCGTAGGCATAAGCTCAATAAAAGTGCCTATGAGTATCACAACTAATGACAGCACCAACAAGCGTATAGGTTTGCGTTCAATAACCCGGTGCCATATATCACCCTCATGGTTTACATAAACTTTTTCCAGCGGCATGGCCTCGGCGGCTTCGTTGCTTACCAAATGGCCTTGCATCATGGTGCGGGCCAAATTGTAAGCCATGGCAATGGCTCCCGCCAGGTATAAAGTACCACCAATGGAGCGCATAACATGCATGGGGATGATGCGCAGGGTGGTTTCTAAAAAGTTAGGGTATTTGAGCATGCCCTCGGGGGTAAACTCTTTAAGCATCAACCCTTGTGTAAAGCCTGCCCAGTACATAGGTATGGCGTAAAACAGTATGCCCAAAGTGCCCACCCAAAAATGGAACGATGCCATTTTTTTAGAATATAACTGGGTTTTGTAAATGCGTGGTATTAACCAATACAGTATGGCAAAGGTTAAAAAACCGTTCCAGCCTAAAGCGCCTACGTGTACGTGGGCAACAATCCAGTCGGTAAAGTGGCCAATTGCGTTTATTTGTTTGAGGGAAAGCATAGGGCCTTCAAACGTGGCCATACCGTAGGCGGTTAAGCCCACCACCATAAACTTCAGAATAACGTCGTCGCGCACCTTATCCCACGCACCGCGCAGGGTAAGTAAACCATTGATCATACCGCCCCAGCTTGGCGCAATCAGCATGATACTAAAGGCAACGCCTAATGATTGTGCCCAACCCGGTAACGAGGTGTACAATAAATGGTGCGGACCAGCCCATATGTAAATGAATATCAGCGCCCAAAAGTGCAGAATACTCAGCTTATAAGAGTAAACCGGGCGGTTAGCCATTTTAGGTAGAAAGTAATACATCATACCCAAATAAGGCGTGGTTAAAAAGAAAGCAACCGCATTGTGCCCATACCACCATTGCACCAAAGCATCTTGCACACCGGCAAACAAATAGTAGCTTTTAAAACCCGAAATAGGGAGCTCGAAAGAGTTTACAATGTGTAATACCGCAACCGTAACAAATGTGGCAATGTAAAACCATATGGCTACGTACAAATGCCGTTCGCGCCGTTTAAAAATGGTGCCGAACATGTTAATACCGAACACTACCCATATCAGGGCAATGGCAATATCAATAGGCCATTCCAGCTCGGCATACTCGTGCGAGGTGGTTAAGCCTAAAGGCAACGTAATTACAGCCGAAACGATGATAAGCTGCCATCCCCAAAAGTGGATGTTGCTGAGGATGTTGCTGAACATACGCGCTTTAAGCAACCGTTGTAAAGAGTAGTAAACGCCCATAAAAATGGCATTACCCACAAAGGCAAAAATTACGGCGTTGGTATGCAGCGGGCGTACACGGCCAAAAGTGGTGTACTGGTTGCCCAGGTTGGCCGCCGGGCTGTACAATTGAATGGCAACAATAAGCCCCACAACCATGCCTATAATACCCCAGACAATGGTGGCTATCCCGAAGTTGCGCACAATTTTGTTATCGTAGTAAAATTTTTCGGGTTGCATAAATGATGAATTGATGGTAACTGTTTTGATACTGTAAAATTAGATGGACGGCCTTAGCCGGGGCATGATGGCCGTTAGCTCAAAAACTGACTTTCATCATTTTTAATTCCTCTTGGGGTTCATCATCCAGCAGTATGCGTACCGATGGGGTATACAGATCGTCGTGCTGTCCGTGCTTTTGCGCCCAAAAAAAGGCTCCTAAAAAAACAAGGGCCAGCAAAATGCTGCAGCCTATTAAAAAGTAAATAATGCTCATAACAGGTTACGTTTTTTGGCGGCCACATGCGTAGCAATGCTGGTGAATGATATAATGGTTGCTGTGCTTAGGGGCATTAGTATGGCAGCTATTAACGGCGATAAAGCACCTGTAACGGCATAGCTTAGCCCAATTAAATTATAGGTTAATGATATGAAGAACGAGATGTGGATAATACCCACCGCATCTTTAGCAAACCTGAAAAACGCGGGTAGTTTATTTAGCGACCGCCCATCCAATATGGCATCACTGCCGGGCGAAAAGTTGTTTACGTCATCGGTAATGGCTACGCCTAAATCGCTTTGTTTGAGTGCGCCTGAGTCATTCAGGCCATCGCCAATCATCATTACCTTACGGTCGGCCAGTTGGAGTGATTTGATGAAATCCAGCTTTTGCTGGGGCGATTTGCCGAAGTGCATGTAGCCGTCATGGTCAAAAAAACGGGCCATGGCCTCACGCTCGTGGTCCTGATCGCCCGACAGGAGGTAGAATTTGATTTGTGGTTTGAGACTGAAGATGTTTTCCAACCCCGTCCTCAAGCTTTGTTTAAACTGGAAAGCGCCGGTGTACACCTCATCTATCATAATATGCACCTCGGTGCCGGGGCCAAAATGAATGTAGTTTTGGGAGAGATATGATGCACTGCCAATTTTAATGTGATGCCCGTTTACAAAGGCCGACAGACCCTTGCCGGCTACCTCGACATAATTTTGTAATGATAGAAGCGGATAGCTCCCCAATGCCTGGCATATTTGCCGGCTAAGCGGGTGGCTCGAGTTGTTGCACAAACTGTATATCGCTTGCTTTTCTAAGGTGGTTAATTCGGCATGAATATTTACCGCTTTGTTGCCTCCGGTGGTTATGGTGCCGGTTTTATCGAGCACTATGGTATTAATGCGGGCCAGTTGCTCTACCACGGTCGTGTTTTTGAGGTAGAACAGGTTTTTATCGAATACGCTCAACGCTGCCGACAGGGTGAAAGGCGTACTTAATGCCAGCGCACACGGGCAAGCCACTATCAATACGGCAGTTAAGGCCGATAAGCCACGGTGCCAGTCGGTAGGCAGCCAAAACAGGAATGAGCCAATGGCAATAATGAGCAGCACTATAGTAAAATGTTTGCTCACCCGCTCGTTAAATGATTTCATGCGGTTATCCTGCTTGCGGGTAAAGGCCTCGTTGTTCCAAAGCTGGGTAAGGTAGCTTTGCGATACGGGTTTGATAACCTCCAGTTCCAGTGCCTCGCTGGTTTGACGGCCGCCGGCATAAACCACTTCGCCCAAGGTTTTGCTCACGGGTAATGATTCGCCGGTTACAAAACTGAAGTCGATCAATGCTTCGCCTTTCAACAATATGGCATCAGCCGGAATAATCTCGTTGTGGCGGATGCGGATACGTTGGCCTACTTTTAAATCAGACAGGGGTACAGGTTTTTCCTTTCCCTCCTCATCAATAACCTGCACAGCTACCGGGAAAAACGAGCGGTAATCGCGCTCAAATGAAATGTGGTAATACGTTTTTTGCTGAACAAACTTACCCACAAGTAAAAAGAAAACAAGTCCGCACAGCGTATCGGCAAAGCCGGGGCCACTGTGGGTGAGTATTTCTATAACGGTGCGCAAAAACAGCACAGCAATACCCAAGGCCAGCGGAAAATCGATATTAAGCACCTTATTGCGCAGGTTGTGCCAGGCCGAAGTAAAGTAGCCGGTGCCGCTGTACAGCACCATGGGTAATGAAAACAGGATATTTAACCAGCCGAATACCTGTCTGAAGTTTTCCTCAGTAGCGGATAATCCGAAGTACTCAGGAAAGCTCAGCAGCATCACATTGCCAAAGCAAAAACCGGCAACCGCGATCTTTTTT contains the following coding sequences:
- the ccoN gene encoding cytochrome-c oxidase, cbb3-type subunit I — its product is MQPEKFYYDNKIVRNFGIATIVWGIIGMVVGLIVAIQLYSPAANLGNQYTTFGRVRPLHTNAVIFAFVGNAIFMGVYYSLQRLLKARMFSNILSNIHFWGWQLIIVSAVITLPLGLTTSHEYAELEWPIDIAIALIWVVFGINMFGTIFKRRERHLYVAIWFYIATFVTVAVLHIVNSFELPISGFKSYYLFAGVQDALVQWWYGHNAVAFFLTTPYLGMMYYFLPKMANRPVYSYKLSILHFWALIFIYIWAGPHHLLYTSLPGWAQSLGVAFSIMLIAPSWGGMINGLLTLRGAWDKVRDDVILKFMVVGLTAYGMATFEGPMLSLKQINAIGHFTDWIVAHVHVGALGWNGFLTFAILYWLIPRIYKTQLYSKKMASFHFWVGTLGILFYAIPMYWAGFTQGLMLKEFTPEGMLKYPNFLETTLRIIPMHVMRSIGGTLYLAGAIAMAYNLARTMMQGHLVSNEAAEAMPLEKVYVNHEGDIWHRVIERKPIRLLVLSLVVILIGTFIELMPTLTISSNIPTIASVKPYTPLELQGRDLYIREGCVNCHSQTVRPFRSETERYGEYSKAGEFVYDHPFLWGSKRTGPDLHREGGKYGDAWHYNHLMDPRLMSPGSIMPEYSWLINQSLDTTTTAAKINAMRKLGVPYAIGYENRANADLQKQAEGIANNLAKDRIKVTPDKEIVAIIAYLQRLGTDIKVNKTANN
- the ccoS gene encoding cbb3-type cytochrome oxidase assembly protein CcoS, coding for MSIIYFLIGCSILLALVFLGAFFWAQKHGQHDDLYTPSVRILLDDEPQEELKMMKVSF
- a CDS encoding heavy metal translocating P-type ATPase is translated as MATHTLTPTTCYHCGDDCTTQQYTFDNKDFCCAGCRGVYQVLSQSGLCNYYTYNDHPGANRARLDKRFEYLDEPGVVSDLIDYTDSTMTVVTLYIPYIHCSSCIWLLEQLHRINPAIYYSRIDFLKRQLNLRFKNEEISLREVVELLFDIGYEPLISLQDIVKKQSTGKKDNLVKKIAVAGFCFGNVMLLSFPEYFGLSATEENFRQVFGWLNILFSLPMVLYSGTGYFTSAWHNLRNKVLNIDFPLALGIAVLFLRTVIEILTHSGPGFADTLCGLVFFLLVGKFVQQKTYYHISFERDYRSFFPVAVQVIDEEGKEKPVPLSDLKVGQRIRIRHNEIIPADAILLKGEALIDFSFVTGESLPVSKTLGEVVYAGGRQTSEALELEVIKPVSQSYLTQLWNNEAFTRKQDNRMKSFNERVSKHFTIVLLIIAIGSFLFWLPTDWHRGLSALTAVLIVACPCALALSTPFTLSAALSVFDKNLFYLKNTTVVEQLARINTIVLDKTGTITTGGNKAVNIHAELTTLEKQAIYSLCNNSSHPLSRQICQALGSYPLLSLQNYVEVAGKGLSAFVNGHHIKIGSASYLSQNYIHFGPGTEVHIMIDEVYTGAFQFKQSLRTGLENIFSLKPQIKFYLLSGDQDHEREAMARFFDHDGYMHFGKSPQQKLDFIKSLQLADRKVMMIGDGLNDSGALKQSDLGVAITDDVNNFSPGSDAILDGRSLNKLPAFFRFAKDAVGIIHISFFISLTYNLIGLSYAVTGALSPLIAAILMPLSTATIISFTSIATHVAAKKRNLL